The window CGACGGTTTCTATCGTTGGCTAAACGTCTTTCGGCAATGGATGGACCAGCGAGAGCAGTGGTACAACGGAACCACGCCAGAGCGGCTCGCTCGAATGACCGACCGCCAACTCGAGACGTATCTGCAGAAATACGCCGCCGCAGAAGCGACGCTTTCGGAAAGGGTCTGGCACGGCTACGTCATCTACGCACGCGATGCCCTCGCCGTCGTGGGCTTGATTCTCGCCCACTGGTACACCGGCAACAATCCAAACGCGTTCGGAGACCTGATCTCCGGATCTACGACGCGCTCAGCGACCCAGATCGAGAACGCGGAGGTATGGGAACTCGCGCAGACGATTCGCGAATCCGAAGCGCTTCTGCATTGCTTCCGCAACCACAGTGGCGACGAGTTCTTCGAGCGCCTACGCAACTTCCCGGCAGGCCGGGAATTCCTCTGCCGCTACGAAGATTTCGTCAGCCGGCATGGCCACCGGGGCATGACGGACCGTGACATGTACTTTCCCCGGCGATGTGAGGACCCTTCGATCGACTACGAAGCGTTCCGGGCATTGCTCAACGTGAGCGATCCAGTGCGCCCGTCTGTCCTCGAACAACGCGTCAATGCAAAACGCGAGGCCGCCACCAAGGAAGTCATCGCCAACCTCAAACAAGGACCCTCGGCACGTTGAAGGCCGAAGCCTTAAAACTCGCACTCGACTACGTGCACAGGTGGACTGTGATACGAGACGATGAGCGCTACTTCGTCGACCGCGGCCTACTCGCAATGAAAAGAGGCTACGTTGAACTGGGATGGCGCCTCGCCGAGCGTGGCCTCATCGACTATCCAATGGACGTGTTCTTCCTCGGTCACCAAGAAGCCTTCGACCTGTGCTACGGCCGCGGCAACCCGGTCCTGGACCGGCTGAAGATAAAGGGCCGCTTCCGCGATTGGAAACGCGAAGACGATAAAGAGGTCGTTGCACCGCTGTTCTTGCGTAACGGTCAAGGCGTTCAATTCGACGAAACGCCCGACGCTGATGCCGATTTGAGCGGAGCCGGATTATCCGCCGGGCGCGCCGTAGGGACGGCCCGAATCATTAAGAGCCTCCGAGAGATTGGCACTCTAACCGACGGAGACATCCTGGTCTGCAACAGCACCGATCCGGGATGGACACCAGTGTTCGGCGTCATATCGGGACTCGTTCTCGAGACCGGCGGAAGGCTCGCACACGGTTCCTGCCTTGCGCGCGAGTATGGACTGCCCGCCGTCCAGGTCCCGACCGCGATGAGCCGAATCTCCGACGGTGCCACCATTACGATCGACGGCACTACCGGCGCCATCACCGTGGATGCCCATGTCGGCGCACAAAATCCGCCAGTCCAGTTTCAAGCGGAGTAGTTAGTGCGAGCGAGGCCGCGGCGGCAGGACCGCAAGCCAGGAGTCCGAAAGCAGTTCAATCAGCTGTCCATCCGGATCGCGGATCATTGCTGATTGCTCAGAGACCGTTTCTTCGATCACCGATCCCCCGAAACTGTCGACCATCTCCAACACGTCGCGCAGATCGGACACCGACAACGACAGATGCGTCAACCCGATCTGGTCCATGGCACGTTTCGGCCCGGCGTGGACTTCGCGCCGGGCGTAGTCGAGAAGCTCCAGCACCAAGCCGTCTCGTACCAGGTAGGTCGCACGCAGTCCGATCGGTTCGTTCAGCTGCAGAAGACGGTCGGTGCCGTCATCGGGCGGTTCGAGCTCCCACCAGAACACAAAACCGAAGAGCCCTTCGTAAAAGCGGCGCGAGCGCTCCCGATCGGCAACACACAATCCGACATGGTTGAAGACAGTTCGGTGGCTCGTCACAGGTCACTCCTGCTGAGCCGCACTGC is drawn from Mycobacterium branderi and contains these coding sequences:
- a CDS encoding VOC family protein, producing MTSHRTVFNHVGLCVADRERSRRFYEGLFGFVFWWELEPPDDGTDRLLQLNEPIGLRATYLVRDGLVLELLDYARREVHAGPKRAMDQIGLTHLSLSVSDLRDVLEMVDSFGGSVIEETVSEQSAMIRDPDGQLIELLSDSWLAVLPPRPRSH
- a CDS encoding PEP-utilizing enzyme, which translates into the protein MKAEALKLALDYVHRWTVIRDDERYFVDRGLLAMKRGYVELGWRLAERGLIDYPMDVFFLGHQEAFDLCYGRGNPVLDRLKIKGRFRDWKREDDKEVVAPLFLRNGQGVQFDETPDADADLSGAGLSAGRAVGTARIIKSLREIGTLTDGDILVCNSTDPGWTPVFGVISGLVLETGGRLAHGSCLAREYGLPAVQVPTAMSRISDGATITIDGTTGAITVDAHVGAQNPPVQFQAE